In Microbacterium pumilum, the following proteins share a genomic window:
- the pstC gene encoding phosphate ABC transporter permease subunit PstC translates to MTAAPAATKIQAKQRPGDRWFSGTALAAGGMILVTLAAVAIFLIVQSIPAIGASSSQASLLTTNFFDYVWPLLFGTIWAALLALLMAVPLSLGVALFITHYAPRRIAQGLGYIVDLLAAVPSVVFGLWGILVLAPAVQPVYVWLNTYMGWFPLFGGEVSATGRTIFTAAIVLAVMVVPIITAICREIFLQTPVLHEEAALALGATRWEMIRMAVLPFGRSGIVSASMLGLGRALGETMAVAMVLSATGTVTLQLFTSTNPSTIAANIALTFPEAFGTNINVLIATGLVLFVVTFAVNFIARWIVNRRKEFSGAN, encoded by the coding sequence ATGACAGCCGCCCCCGCCGCGACGAAGATCCAGGCAAAGCAGCGCCCGGGAGATCGGTGGTTCTCGGGAACGGCGCTTGCTGCCGGCGGAATGATCCTGGTCACGCTGGCCGCCGTTGCGATCTTCCTGATCGTCCAGTCCATCCCGGCGATCGGCGCGTCATCGTCCCAAGCGTCGCTTCTGACGACGAACTTCTTCGACTACGTCTGGCCGCTCCTGTTCGGCACGATCTGGGCAGCCCTGCTGGCGCTGCTCATGGCCGTCCCGCTCTCGCTCGGCGTCGCACTCTTCATCACCCACTACGCACCGCGGCGCATCGCGCAGGGTCTCGGCTACATCGTCGACCTGCTCGCGGCCGTCCCCTCGGTCGTCTTCGGCCTCTGGGGGATCCTGGTGCTGGCCCCCGCCGTCCAGCCCGTCTACGTGTGGCTCAACACCTACATGGGCTGGTTCCCGCTGTTCGGCGGGGAGGTGTCCGCGACGGGCCGCACGATCTTCACTGCGGCGATCGTGCTCGCCGTCATGGTCGTGCCGATCATCACGGCGATCTGCCGCGAGATCTTCCTGCAGACCCCTGTCCTCCACGAAGAGGCGGCGCTCGCTCTCGGTGCGACGCGCTGGGAGATGATCCGAATGGCGGTGCTGCCGTTCGGCCGCAGCGGCATCGTCTCGGCATCCATGCTCGGCCTCGGCCGTGCCCTCGGCGAGACGATGGCCGTGGCGATGGTCCTGTCGGCGACCGGCACCGTCACGCTGCAGCTCTTCACCTCGACCAACCCCTCGACGATCGCTGCGAACATCGCGCTGACCTTCCCCGAAGCCTTCGGCACCAACATCAACGTGCTCATCGCGACCGGCCTCGTACTGTTCGTCGTGACGTTCGCGGTCAACTTCATCGCCCGGTGGATCGTCAACCGCCGCAAGGAATTCTCGGGGGCCAACTGA
- the pstA gene encoding phosphate ABC transporter permease PstA, translating to MTATPPRPVVTTPTASLTAGRLAPWAVWSILGGSIAIMLVIFGLMAVTSGEDLNIAGWAVSAGLLYLVLIFVISTIVESRRKAVDRLVTGVVTAAFVIAMVPLVSVAWTVLVNGIAALNAEFFTSSMRNVVGEGGGILHAVVGTVLITGAAAIISIPIGLMAAIYLVEYGKDNRLARGITFLVDVMTGIPSIVAGLFAYALFALFLGPGIRMGFMGSIALAVLMIPVVVRSTEEMLRLVPNELREAAYALGVPKWLTITKVVLPTSIAGITTGIMLSISRVIGETAPLLITAGFTNSMNYDLFSGRMQTLPVFTYTQYANQGIPPEAYLDRAWGAALVLILIVMVLNLVARIVAKVFSPKTGR from the coding sequence ATGACCGCCACCCCGCCGCGACCCGTCGTGACGACCCCGACGGCGAGCCTCACCGCCGGCCGCCTCGCCCCCTGGGCCGTCTGGAGCATCCTGGGCGGATCCATCGCGATCATGCTCGTGATCTTCGGGCTGATGGCTGTCACGAGTGGTGAAGACCTCAACATCGCCGGATGGGCGGTCTCTGCCGGACTGCTCTACCTCGTGCTGATCTTCGTCATCTCGACGATCGTCGAGAGCCGTCGCAAGGCGGTCGACCGCCTCGTCACGGGCGTCGTCACCGCAGCATTCGTGATCGCGATGGTCCCGCTCGTCTCGGTGGCCTGGACCGTGCTCGTCAACGGAATCGCGGCGCTGAACGCGGAGTTCTTCACGTCCTCCATGCGCAATGTCGTCGGTGAGGGCGGCGGCATCCTGCACGCCGTCGTCGGCACCGTCCTCATCACCGGCGCTGCGGCCATCATCTCGATTCCGATCGGCCTCATGGCCGCCATCTACCTCGTCGAATACGGCAAGGACAACCGGCTGGCGCGGGGCATCACGTTCCTCGTCGACGTCATGACCGGCATCCCGTCGATCGTCGCCGGTCTGTTCGCGTACGCGCTTTTCGCCCTCTTCCTCGGCCCCGGCATCCGCATGGGCTTCATGGGGTCGATCGCGCTCGCGGTGCTCATGATCCCGGTCGTCGTCCGATCCACCGAGGAGATGCTGCGCCTCGTTCCCAACGAGCTCCGCGAGGCGGCGTACGCGCTCGGGGTGCCCAAGTGGCTGACGATCACGAAGGTCGTGCTGCCGACCTCGATCGCCGGCATCACGACCGGAATCATGCTGTCGATCTCCCGCGTCATCGGTGAGACCGCCCCGCTGCTCATCACAGCCGGGTTCACCAACAGCATGAACTACGACCTGTTCAGCGGGCGCATGCAGACCCTCCCGGTGTTCACGTACACGCAGTACGCCAATCAGGGCATTCCGCCCGAGGCCTACCTCGACCGCGCCTGGGGCGCCGCCCTCGTGCTCATCCTGATCGTGATGGTGCTGAACCTCGTCGCCCGCATCGTGGCGAAGGTGTTCTCCCCCAAGACCGGTCGCTGA
- the pstB gene encoding phosphate ABC transporter ATP-binding protein PstB: MSKSIEVNDLHVYYGDFLAVEGVSLSIEPRSVTAFIGPSGCGKSTFLRTLNRMHEVIPGAYVEGEVLLDGDDLYGPGVDPVLVRRQVGMVFQRPNPFPTMSIKENVLAGVKLNNKRMAKSDADALVERSLQGANLWNEVKDRLDKPGSGLSGGQQQRLCIARAIAVSPDVLLMDEPCSALDPISTYAIEELIEELKEEYTIVIVTHNMQQASRVSDKTAFFNIAGTGKPGKLIEYDNTRSIFTTPTVQATEDYVSGRFG; the protein is encoded by the coding sequence TTGTCCAAGAGCATCGAAGTCAACGACCTCCACGTCTACTACGGCGACTTCCTCGCCGTGGAGGGCGTCTCACTCTCCATCGAACCCCGGAGCGTGACGGCCTTCATCGGCCCCTCCGGCTGCGGCAAGTCGACATTCCTGCGGACACTGAACCGCATGCACGAAGTCATTCCCGGGGCGTATGTCGAGGGTGAGGTCCTGCTCGACGGTGATGACCTCTATGGTCCCGGCGTCGACCCTGTGCTCGTGCGTCGTCAGGTGGGAATGGTCTTCCAGCGCCCCAACCCGTTTCCCACGATGTCGATCAAAGAGAACGTGCTCGCAGGCGTCAAGCTCAACAACAAGCGGATGGCCAAGTCGGATGCCGATGCCCTCGTGGAGCGCTCGCTCCAGGGAGCGAACCTCTGGAACGAGGTCAAGGACCGCCTCGACAAGCCGGGCTCGGGCCTCTCGGGCGGGCAGCAGCAGCGCCTGTGCATCGCCCGGGCGATCGCCGTGTCACCCGATGTCCTCCTGATGGACGAGCCCTGCTCGGCGCTCGACCCGATCTCGACCTACGCGATCGAAGAGCTCATCGAGGAACTCAAGGAGGAGTACACGATCGTCATCGTGACTCACAACATGCAGCAGGCCTCACGGGTGTCCGACAAGACGGCCTTCTTCAACATCGCCGGTACCGGCAAGCCCGGCAAGCTCATCGAGTACGACAACACGAGGTCGATCTTCACGACGCCTACAGTCCAGGCGACCGAGGACTACGTCTCGGGCCGCTTCGGCTGA
- a CDS encoding aminotransferase class IV — MSSRFALMIDPAESVDDRTDFAETFTVVDPSAPALNVSELSTQRGDGIFESIGVVDGHAQETRAHLDRLAHSADLCDLPAPNTEQWRQAIALATAHTGPGEGVIKLILSRGVEHGPAPTAWVTAAQAPDNTAARTRGIRVVTLDRGYDSGAPARAPWLLLGAKTLSYAVNMAAIREAKRRGADDAIFVSSDGFVLEAPTASVILRFGDRFVTPEPAGAILHGTTQISLFDYLRASGHEVAYDEIATADLATVDAAWLVSSVRLAAPIRGIDSIELAIDAGLTASFNDYLLSPRD; from the coding sequence ATGTCATCACGATTCGCGCTCATGATCGACCCTGCGGAATCGGTCGATGACCGCACCGACTTCGCCGAGACGTTCACCGTGGTCGACCCATCCGCGCCCGCATTGAACGTCAGCGAGCTCAGCACCCAGCGAGGCGACGGCATCTTCGAGTCCATCGGAGTCGTCGATGGCCACGCCCAGGAGACCCGGGCGCACCTCGACCGGCTCGCTCATTCTGCCGACCTCTGCGACCTTCCGGCGCCGAATACCGAGCAGTGGCGGCAGGCCATCGCTCTCGCGACCGCTCACACCGGCCCCGGCGAAGGGGTGATCAAGCTGATCCTGAGCCGCGGCGTCGAGCACGGACCGGCGCCGACAGCGTGGGTGACCGCAGCCCAGGCGCCGGACAACACCGCCGCGCGCACCCGCGGTATCCGTGTCGTCACGCTCGACCGCGGCTACGACAGCGGCGCCCCCGCGCGCGCGCCGTGGTTGCTGCTCGGGGCGAAGACGTTGTCGTACGCCGTGAACATGGCCGCGATCCGCGAGGCCAAGAGGAGGGGCGCGGATGACGCGATCTTCGTGTCGTCGGACGGCTTCGTGCTCGAGGCGCCCACCGCATCGGTGATCTTGCGGTTCGGAGACAGGTTCGTCACCCCTGAGCCCGCCGGCGCGATCCTGCATGGCACCACGCAGATCAGCCTCTTCGACTATCTGCGGGCATCGGGCCACGAGGTCGCCTACGACGAAATCGCGACCGCCGATCTCGCGACGGTGGATGCGGCGTGGCTCGTGTCGAGCGTGCGTCTGGCCGCGCCGATCAGGGGGATCGACAGCATCGAACTCGCCATCGACGCCGGGCTGACGGCATCCTTCAACGACTACCTGCTGAGCCCCCGCGACTGA
- a CDS encoding DNA-directed RNA polymerase subunit beta: MSDDSRDFHKPVRRPAELFDRRFAAEDPAEISRVAHSTAHALLARVREDPSGEVVDRLVAFTDEHGIDDIAELWSRSPSRSLPGALWRLYLLQLMIHDDAPTAALIYQRGRAELSSADEVVAGAPNPAGPDELVALVDTILRGLFEGDFAVALDRAAAFCRVQVAGSIHLADDYEPTEPERASALTTRALRLADYASDLTACAALWRRDALT, translated from the coding sequence ATGAGCGATGATTCACGGGACTTCCACAAGCCCGTGCGACGCCCTGCCGAGCTGTTCGACCGCCGTTTCGCGGCGGAGGATCCAGCGGAGATCTCGCGAGTCGCCCACTCCACGGCGCACGCTCTGCTCGCCCGAGTGAGGGAGGACCCGAGCGGCGAAGTCGTCGATCGACTGGTCGCCTTCACCGACGAGCACGGCATCGACGACATCGCGGAGCTGTGGTCGCGATCTCCCTCTCGTTCGCTGCCGGGTGCCCTGTGGCGGCTCTACCTGCTGCAGCTGATGATCCACGACGATGCACCGACCGCAGCGCTGATCTACCAGCGAGGACGCGCCGAGCTCTCGTCGGCGGACGAGGTGGTGGCGGGCGCCCCCAACCCCGCCGGGCCTGATGAGCTCGTCGCCCTCGTCGACACGATCCTGCGAGGGCTCTTCGAAGGCGACTTCGCGGTCGCTCTGGATCGGGCCGCCGCGTTCTGCCGCGTGCAGGTCGCCGGGTCGATCCACCTGGCCGACGATTACGAGCCGACGGAGCCGGAGCGGGCCTCAGCGCTCACCACGCGGGCCCTGCGACTTGCGGACTACGCGAGCGACCTGACGGCCTGCGCGGCGCTGTGGCGGCGCGACGCGCTGACGTAA
- a CDS encoding anti-sigma factor encodes MNEREFAELAAGFALDALSPDDLAAFLQARAQHPEWERFVAADVATAASLADGVSRVAPPPQIRTALLARIAGMTQGDRAETQASTSAPVIGVPETEILAVEPEPPVAEPELSVAEPELSVAETEPTVTEPAAPATDDGEPATGETTSAEPPPNTATIQTISRRNWTRGILALAASLVLLVTLGFGAVTLGQFINRPAAVVALEQIENAPDAQAATAEVADGGTATVHWSESLGKVVLVSDGLPSIAKDQSFEMWFVRDDGVQSAGTFDNASDATVLLDGTLQAGDTIAVTVEQQGGSPTGEPTTEPIVAIPTA; translated from the coding sequence ATGAACGAGAGAGAGTTCGCAGAGCTTGCGGCAGGCTTCGCTCTCGACGCGCTGTCTCCCGACGACCTTGCGGCATTCCTGCAGGCGCGAGCGCAGCATCCTGAATGGGAGCGCTTTGTCGCGGCGGATGTCGCGACCGCAGCCTCGCTCGCCGACGGTGTGTCTCGGGTTGCACCGCCCCCGCAGATCCGCACCGCTCTTCTCGCGCGCATCGCGGGGATGACGCAGGGGGACCGCGCCGAGACGCAGGCATCGACATCCGCACCCGTGATCGGCGTCCCGGAGACCGAGATCCTCGCGGTAGAGCCCGAGCCTCCCGTCGCCGAGCCCGAGCTTTCCGTCGCCGAGCCCGAGCTTTCCGTCGCCGAGACGGAGCCCACAGTGACCGAGCCGGCGGCGCCCGCCACCGACGATGGTGAGCCGGCCACCGGTGAGACCACCTCGGCGGAGCCGCCACCCAACACCGCGACGATTCAGACGATCTCCCGCCGCAACTGGACTCGCGGGATCCTCGCGCTCGCGGCATCGCTCGTATTGCTGGTGACGCTGGGCTTCGGCGCGGTGACGCTCGGTCAATTCATCAACCGGCCCGCCGCTGTCGTCGCGCTCGAGCAGATCGAGAACGCGCCAGACGCGCAGGCCGCCACCGCGGAGGTCGCCGACGGAGGCACGGCCACGGTGCACTGGTCGGAGTCGCTCGGCAAGGTCGTGCTGGTATCGGACGGCCTGCCGTCGATCGCCAAGGACCAGAGCTTCGAGATGTGGTTCGTCCGCGATGACGGCGTGCAGTCGGCGGGCACGTTCGACAACGCATCCGACGCAACCGTCTTGCTCGATGGCACGCTGCAGGCGGGTGACACCATCGCGGTGACGGTCGAGCAGCAGGGAGGCTCGCCCACCGGGGAGCCCACCACTGAACCGATCGTCGCCATCCCGACCGCCTGA
- the sigK gene encoding ECF RNA polymerase sigma factor SigK, protein MVIDGMDVPEDGIQPVDQVGVLLLLAAQGDQQAFARLYDLLSPRVFGLILRVLVDRSQSEEVLQEVFLEVWQSAGRFTPNRGQGRAWILTIAHRRAVDRVRSAQASRDRDISAGFRDLEVAHDGVSEQVELKIAGERVTEALSTLPEAQREAITLAYFGGYSQSEIAVLVGAPLGTVKTRMRDGLSRLRVQMGVTA, encoded by the coding sequence ATGGTCATCGACGGAATGGACGTGCCGGAGGACGGCATCCAACCAGTCGATCAAGTGGGCGTGCTGCTGCTGCTCGCCGCTCAAGGAGACCAGCAGGCGTTTGCGCGTCTCTACGACCTGCTCTCACCCCGCGTCTTCGGCCTCATCCTGCGCGTGCTCGTCGATCGCTCGCAGAGCGAGGAGGTCCTGCAGGAGGTCTTCCTGGAGGTCTGGCAATCCGCGGGGCGGTTCACTCCGAACAGAGGTCAGGGACGAGCGTGGATTCTCACGATCGCCCACCGGCGGGCGGTCGATCGCGTGCGATCAGCGCAGGCGAGCAGAGATCGCGACATCAGTGCCGGCTTCCGCGACCTCGAGGTCGCACATGACGGGGTGTCCGAGCAAGTGGAGCTGAAGATCGCGGGGGAGCGGGTCACCGAGGCGCTTTCGACGCTCCCCGAGGCACAGCGCGAGGCCATCACCCTTGCATATTTCGGTGGTTACAGTCAGAGCGAGATCGCTGTCCTCGTGGGTGCTCCGCTCGGAACGGTCAAGACCAGGATGCGGGACGGTTTGTCTCGCCTGAGAGTGCAGATGGGGGTGACGGCATGA
- a CDS encoding fasciclin domain-containing protein: MLSKKMHITAGLTLAIAAFALAGCSSSGGSAAPADESTPSTMATEEPTTMDPAANLVGAGCAGYAETVPDGDGSIEGMSQDPVAVAASNNPILTTLTAAVSGQLNPDVDLVDTLNGDEFTVFAPVDDAFAKIDPATIETLKTDSALLSSILTYHVVPGQIEPADIVGTHTTVQGADLEVTGSGDELMVNGSAAVICGGVQTANATVYLIDTVLMPPTE, translated from the coding sequence ATGCTCAGCAAGAAGATGCACATCACGGCGGGCCTCACGCTCGCCATCGCAGCGTTCGCCCTCGCGGGCTGTTCCAGCTCGGGCGGGAGCGCCGCACCCGCCGACGAGTCGACGCCGTCGACGATGGCGACGGAGGAGCCGACCACCATGGATCCGGCCGCCAACCTGGTCGGCGCCGGCTGCGCCGGCTACGCCGAGACCGTTCCGGACGGCGACGGCTCGATCGAGGGCATGTCGCAGGATCCGGTCGCGGTCGCCGCATCCAACAACCCGATCCTCACGACCCTCACCGCCGCCGTCAGCGGACAGCTGAACCCGGATGTGGATCTGGTCGACACGCTCAACGGTGACGAGTTCACGGTGTTCGCACCGGTCGATGACGCATTCGCGAAGATCGATCCCGCCACGATCGAGACGCTGAAGACCGACAGCGCCCTGCTGAGCTCCATCCTGACGTACCACGTCGTCCCGGGTCAGATCGAACCCGCCGACATCGTCGGCACCCACACGACCGTTCAGGGCGCCGACCTCGAGGTCACCGGAAGCGGCGACGAACTGATGGTCAACGGCAGCGCCGCGGTGATCTGCGGTGGAGTGCAGACCGCGAACGCCACGGTCTATCTCATCGACACGGTGCTGATGCCGCCGACCGAGTGA
- a CDS encoding serine/threonine-protein kinase encodes MIQVRERGDVSTGELLGGRYRLQERIGEGGMARVYRADDEMLGRTVAVKIMRGPLDGLGAIERARSETRVLASLNHHGLVTLFDGHISEDDDSYLVMEFVEGITLQERIHRGAIQPAEAASLAVDIAEALHAAHSAGIVHRDIKPSNLLLTKSPLPGHEWRAKIADFGIACLQDSTRLTTPGIMVGTVAYIAPEQARGAAPAPAADIYALGLVLLETLTGTRPFADAEGIGAVVARLQGPPAIPDDLDEGWRRLIRGMTAMLPADRPTALEVAVAAAPLASKSAAPESPFDSVDEPTGYIPDAAPVRTTAVLPVDASVTAIAPVTVAHGAVAPQPALRTRTRRKRPRAILGGALLALIVTASIFGAVVWASAPQGVPEPLPSSPVEEMIEPSVAPTPADEDTATDDVSGDSGTDVPVTVTDDGNGAVNPGAGNGNGNGNKGGAGNNGNGKAKGKGKNG; translated from the coding sequence ATGATCCAGGTTCGCGAGCGCGGAGACGTCTCGACCGGCGAGCTTCTGGGTGGCCGCTATCGGCTGCAGGAGCGCATCGGCGAGGGTGGGATGGCGCGGGTCTACCGCGCTGACGACGAGATGCTGGGCCGAACAGTCGCAGTGAAGATCATGCGCGGTCCGCTCGATGGACTCGGTGCCATCGAACGGGCTCGATCCGAGACGCGGGTGCTCGCATCGCTCAATCATCATGGCCTTGTCACCCTGTTCGATGGTCACATCTCGGAAGACGACGACAGCTATCTCGTGATGGAGTTCGTCGAGGGGATCACCCTCCAGGAACGCATCCATCGCGGCGCGATCCAGCCTGCCGAGGCCGCTTCGCTGGCCGTCGACATCGCCGAGGCTCTTCATGCGGCTCACAGCGCGGGGATCGTCCACCGCGACATCAAACCGTCGAATCTGCTGCTCACCAAGTCCCCGCTGCCAGGTCACGAATGGCGGGCGAAGATCGCCGACTTCGGAATCGCCTGCCTCCAGGATTCGACGCGCCTCACCACGCCCGGAATCATGGTCGGAACCGTTGCGTACATCGCACCCGAGCAGGCGCGGGGGGCCGCACCCGCGCCCGCGGCCGACATCTATGCACTGGGGCTCGTTCTGCTGGAGACCCTCACCGGAACCCGTCCCTTCGCAGATGCCGAGGGCATCGGCGCCGTGGTCGCACGCCTGCAAGGGCCGCCGGCGATTCCGGACGACCTCGACGAGGGTTGGCGGCGATTGATCCGCGGAATGACCGCGATGCTGCCCGCGGATCGGCCCACGGCGCTCGAGGTCGCCGTGGCCGCGGCACCGCTCGCATCGAAGTCCGCAGCGCCCGAGTCGCCGTTCGATTCCGTCGATGAGCCGACCGGGTACATTCCGGATGCGGCGCCCGTCCGCACGACGGCGGTTCTTCCGGTCGATGCCTCGGTGACCGCCATCGCGCCAGTGACCGTCGCCCATGGAGCAGTGGCTCCCCAGCCCGCTCTGCGGACCCGCACTCGGCGCAAGCGACCTCGCGCCATCCTGGGCGGAGCCTTGCTGGCGCTGATCGTCACCGCATCGATCTTCGGCGCCGTGGTGTGGGCATCTGCCCCACAGGGGGTTCCCGAGCCACTGCCCTCGTCGCCGGTCGAAGAGATGATCGAGCCGAGCGTCGCGCCGACGCCGGCTGATGAGGACACCGCGACCGATGACGTCTCGGGTGACTCCGGCACCGATGTTCCGGTGACTGTGACCGACGACGGCAACGGTGCCGTGAACCCGGGCGCCGGGAACGGCAACGGCAACGGCAACAAGGGCGGTGCGGGAAACAATGGGAACGGCAAGGCGAAGGGCAAGGGCAAGAACGGCTGA
- a CDS encoding GNAT family N-acetyltransferase, with protein sequence MTDIRPLVPEDREDWLPLWRAYLEFYEHELSSELTELTFARLADPEFAAWGAMARDAGGRAIGFVNWLTHPSTWALGTYCYLEDLFVAPDVRGSGTGRALIDTVATWAREHDCAQVYWLTAESNATARGLYDRVADRTGFIHYAIEFGELAAVGRGSVCEHALDRCTLAREVGLIPRASSSVGRASDF encoded by the coding sequence GTGACCGACATCCGCCCGCTCGTTCCCGAAGACCGCGAAGACTGGCTGCCGCTCTGGCGCGCGTATCTCGAGTTCTACGAGCACGAACTGAGCAGCGAACTGACCGAGCTGACGTTCGCGCGGCTGGCGGACCCCGAATTCGCGGCGTGGGGTGCGATGGCTCGGGATGCCGGCGGCCGCGCGATCGGGTTCGTCAACTGGCTGACGCATCCCAGCACCTGGGCCCTCGGCACCTACTGCTACCTGGAGGACCTCTTCGTGGCGCCCGATGTGCGGGGGTCGGGCACCGGGCGCGCCCTTATCGACACGGTCGCGACCTGGGCACGCGAGCACGACTGCGCCCAGGTCTACTGGCTCACAGCCGAGTCGAATGCGACCGCCCGCGGGCTGTACGACCGCGTGGCGGACCGGACGGGGTTCATCCACTACGCGATCGAGTTTGGGGAACTAGCCGCGGTCGGGCGAGGCTCCGTCTGTGAACATGCCTTGGACCGATGCACGCTCGCACGCGAAGTAGGCTTGATACCGAGGGCCTCTAGCTCAGTCGGTAGAGCATCGGACTTTTAA
- a CDS encoding DNA alkylation repair protein, with the protein MSDDPSLTADGVRTELEAAASVDQREKIEKRMTDAATRVIGVRMGTVFDIAKANTRMPLAEVDRLLDSDLYELRMVAVSILDFKARARGIDDVGRKELYDLWMRRLNRIDTWDYIDRSAPRVVGWYLLDKPRDVLFELARSDDRWHRRTAITAAFWIIRAHDLDDPLVLCDILAADPEHLVQTNVGVALREIGRVDPDRLEEFLARRGDDLSAHARRTARSSLVE; encoded by the coding sequence GTGTCTGACGACCCTTCGCTGACGGCTGACGGAGTTCGCACCGAGCTCGAGGCCGCGGCATCCGTCGATCAGCGCGAGAAGATCGAGAAGCGCATGACGGATGCCGCCACGCGGGTGATCGGCGTTCGAATGGGAACGGTCTTCGACATCGCGAAGGCGAACACCCGGATGCCGCTGGCCGAGGTGGACCGCCTGCTCGACTCCGATCTCTACGAGCTGCGGATGGTCGCCGTGAGCATCCTCGACTTCAAGGCTCGCGCGCGGGGGATCGACGACGTCGGACGCAAGGAGCTGTACGACCTGTGGATGCGGCGGCTCAACCGCATCGACACGTGGGACTACATCGACCGCTCGGCGCCACGTGTGGTCGGCTGGTACCTGCTCGACAAGCCGCGCGACGTGCTGTTCGAGCTCGCCCGGTCCGACGACCGCTGGCATCGCCGCACCGCGATCACGGCGGCGTTCTGGATCATCCGCGCCCACGACCTCGATGATCCGCTGGTGCTGTGCGACATCCTCGCCGCGGATCCCGAGCATCTCGTCCAGACGAACGTCGGAGTCGCGCTTCGCGAGATCGGCAGGGTCGACCCCGACCGCTTGGAGGAGTTCCTCGCCCGACGCGGCGACGACCTCAGTGCCCACGCTCGCCGGACTGCGCGCAGTAGCCTCGTCGAGTGA
- a CDS encoding isochorismatase family protein — protein sequence MSKALFIVDVQNDFTEGGALGVDGGDAVAERITRYLGAHASDYAVIIASRDWHDGDNDNGGHFSSEPDYVDSWPAHCVSGTDGAEYDTGFDTTAVTHHVKKGQGKAAYSAFEGATDDGVTVAHLLEEYAVVDADVVGLTTDYCVRTTALDAIAHGRRVRLFTDLIAGVAESSSEAALAELAHAGAELAESGV from the coding sequence ATGAGCAAGGCACTGTTCATCGTCGACGTCCAGAACGATTTCACGGAGGGCGGAGCGCTCGGGGTCGATGGCGGAGATGCCGTCGCCGAGCGGATCACCCGCTACCTCGGGGCGCATGCCTCGGACTACGCGGTGATCATCGCCTCACGAGACTGGCACGACGGCGACAACGACAACGGCGGACACTTCAGCTCCGAGCCCGACTACGTCGACTCGTGGCCAGCGCACTGCGTGAGCGGCACGGACGGCGCCGAATACGACACGGGCTTCGACACGACGGCCGTGACGCACCACGTCAAGAAGGGACAGGGCAAGGCCGCCTACTCCGCGTTCGAAGGCGCCACGGACGACGGGGTCACGGTCGCCCACCTGCTCGAGGAGTACGCCGTCGTCGACGCGGATGTCGTGGGCCTCACGACCGACTACTGCGTCCGCACGACAGCTCTCGACGCCATCGCCCATGGTCGACGCGTCCGGCTGTTCACGGACCTCATCGCAGGAGTCGCCGAATCATCGAGCGAGGCCGCCCTCGCCGAGCTCGCCCACGCGGGCGCCGAGCTCGCCGAGTCAGGTGTCTGA